A single Osmerus mordax isolate fOsmMor3 chromosome 9, fOsmMor3.pri, whole genome shotgun sequence DNA region contains:
- the LOC136949411 gene encoding transcription regulator protein BACH2-like, with protein MWGEEGAGEAPMYVYESTVHCTNVLLSLEEQRRQDVLCDVTVVVEGAEVRAHRAVLAASSRYFLQALLGHTHAGKEPVISLPEKVTTRGFAPLLQFAYTAKLVLSRDNIHEVIFCADFLGVHNLEDSCFSFLQAQLNSDSQHNNGRQVHRKPTHNEDTITQDGGAESEERITEARKAARTPEAVTAANKRRPNHSALGPLTPELPRCPKYRRYQQACATQNGVNSAEGDDGSDDVLVHNTSAVCPGHLTETSSSEEGLQHPLLEGLQHPLLTPSQIKEENPSEEWVGEEEESREPSPSDLSEEVLEMEMEVKGGPIFQHPPSRGSPSSCLRSYLQREGLDFSGPLSGSSTSTIQQLLTNRLALSNHHRVCEKEKGPSQGHSKGDFKTGITGTSPTTEADEDAERLAPKVMSCDDVSKPEEEFDRCSVIFSSAGGGAERRGTASNSYADRKTTDLSEFPSKGPWTGSSQSLSSSQTFSSSELAVPLTPRPRPTTSCPVPIKISPRSPPHVEPRTRTSSSCSSLSYLEEDSPSSMPAFDFSSSPCSGSVSGLVHCLAGVGETQKNHHGGGDGEGGGGRREAMFSQGCTEIKCEPNGVNSSDESGSFSEGDSESGPAREPAPEVKLPFPADQITTLPRNDFQIMIKMHKLTSEQLEFIHDIRRRSKNRIAAQRCRKRKLDCIQNLECEIRKLVCEKDKLLSERNQLNACMGELWQNLSYLSKEVSKDVQDSQDKPPYTNILHPAMLAATQGRDTTTPLPVTASIDLTSTPGSPVSEGSYVKSLSYTENEFPCQAQGDGGQGKQRRKVFRVEDSNLRHQEPESSLEPGSSMDPCSPAVTIDFCQEMTKKCTTEELSGEDSASPGSN; from the exons ATGTGGGGCGAGGAGGGGGCCGGAGAAGCGCCCATGTACGTGTACGAGTCCACAGTCCACTGCACCAACGTGCTGCTGTCACTGGAGGAGCAGCGGCGGCAGGACGTCCTGTGTGACGTCaccgtggtggtggagggggccgAGGTGCGGGCTCACCGGGCCGTCCTGGCGGCCAGCAGCCGCTACTTCCTCCAGGCGCTGCTGGGACACACGCATGCTGGGAAGGAGCCTGTCATCAGCCTGCCTGAGAAG GTCACGACACGAGGCTTTGCTCCTCTGTTACAGTTTGCCTACACTGCCAAGTTGGTCCTGAGCAGAGACAATATCCACGAGGTCATCTTCTGCGCCGACTTCCTTGGGGTCCATAACCTGGAGGACTCCTGCTTTAGCTTCCTCCAGGCCCAGCTCAACAGTGACAGCCAGCACAACAACGGCCGCCAAGTCCACCGCAAGCCAACGCACAATGAGGACACCATCACCCAGGATGGAGGTGCTGAGTCAGAGGAGAGGATAACAGAAGCCCGCAAGGCAGCCAGGACACCAGAGGCAGTCACAGCCGCAAACAAGCGGCGTCCCAATCACTCTGCCCTCGGGCCACTGACCCCTGAACTTCCACGATGCCCCAAATACAGGAGGTACCAGCAGGCCTGTGCCACGCAAAATGGGGTGAATAGTGCCGAAGGCGATGATGGCAGTGATGATGTCCTTGTTCATAATACCTCAGCTGTCTGCCCTGGTCACCTCACAGAAACCAGCTCTTCCGAGGAAGGCCTCCAGCACCCCCTCCTCGAAGGCCTCCAGCACCCCCTCCTCACGCCCTCCCAGATCAAAGAGGAGAACCCCTCAGAGGAGTGggtcggagaggaggaggaaagcagGGAACCAAGCCCCTCAGACTTGTCGGAGGAGGtcctggagatggagatggaggtgaaAGGGGGGCCCATATTCCAGCATCCCCCAAGCCGAGgctcaccctcctcctgcctgcgTTCCTACCtccagagagaggggctggattTCAGTGGCCCCCTCTCCGGTTCCTCTACCAGCACCATACAACAGCTATTAACCAACAGACTGGCACTCTCTAACCACCATAGGGTATGTGAAAAGGAGAAAGGGCCATCTCAGGGGCACAGCAAAGGGGACTTCAAGACTGGCATCACAGGCACTTCACCCACTACTGAGGCAGACGAGGACGCAGAAAGACTTGCGCCTAAAGTCATGTCCTGTGACGATGTCTCCAAACCGGAAGAGGAGTTCGACCGTTGCAGCGTCATATTTTCCTCGGCCGGTGGTGGTGCTGAGCGTCGGGGAACGGCGTCCAACTCCTATGCCGACCGGAAGACGACCGATTTGTCGGAGTTCCCTTCCAAGGGGCCTTGGACCGGTTCTAGCCAGTCACTTTCTTCCTCCCAAACCTTCTCCTCTTCTGAGTTGGCAGTCCCTCTCACACCCCGGCCTCGTCCCACCACCAGTTGCCCGGTCCCTATTAAGAtctccccccgctcccccccacaCGTGGAGCCCCGTACCCGGACAtccagctcctgctcctccctctcctatttGGAGGAGGATTCTCCCTCCAGCATGCCCGCGTTtgacttctcctcctccccctgctcgggCTCCGTGTCGGGGCTCGTCCACTGCTTGGCTGGGGTTGGGGAGACCCAGAAGAACCatcatggtggtggtgatggtgagggaggaggaggaagaagagaggccaTGTTCTCTCAGGGCTGCACCGAGATCAAGTGCGAGCCCAACGGGGTCAACTCCAGCGACGAGTCAGGGTCGTTCTCCGAGGGGGACAGCGAGAGTGGACCGGCAAGGGAGCCGGCTCCTGAG GTTAAACTGCCCTTTCCCGCCGACCAGATCACCACTCTTCCACGGAATGACTTCCAGATTATGATCAAGATGCACAAGCTGACctcagagcagctggagttcaTCCATGACATCCGCCGACGAAGCAAGAACCGCATCGCCGCTCAGCGCTGCCGCAAGAGGAAGCTCGACTGCATCCAGAACCTGGAGTGTGAGATCCGCAAACTG GTGTGTGAGAAGGACAAGCTACTGAGCGAGAGGAACCAGTTGAACGCGTGCATGGGCGAGCTGTGGCAGaatctctcctacctctccaaGGAAGTCTCCAAGGATGTGCAGGACAGCCAGGACAAACCTCCCTACACCAACATCCTGCACCCCGCCATGCTCGCTGCCACACAGGGCCGAGACACCACTACACCACTACCCGTCACCGCCAGCATTGACCTGACCTCCACCCCGGGGTCGCCCGTCTCCGAGGGTAGCTACGTCAAGTCCCTCTCTTACACAGAGAATGAATTTCCTTGCCAGGCCCAGGGTGATGGAGGTCAAGGGAAGCAGAGACGGAAGGTTTTCAGGGTAGAGGACTCCAATCTGAGACATCAAGAACCAGAATCCTCCCTAGAGCCTGGTTCCTCAATGGATCCATGTAGTCCTGCAGTGACCATAGATTTCTGTCAGGAAATGACTAAGAAATGCACAACGGAGGAATTGTCTGGAGAAGACTCTGCCTCTCCTGGCAGTAATTGA